In the genome of Streptomyces pactum, one region contains:
- a CDS encoding Lrp/AsnC family transcriptional regulator, protein MPDSVPLDPVDLHILRLLQNDARTTYRDLAAEVGVAPSTCLDRVTRLRRAGVILGHELRIDPEKLGRGLQALLLVQVRPHRRELIGPFVERVRALPESRALFHLTGPDDYLVQVAVTGAADLQRLVLDEFTSHREVARVETRLIFQHWDCGPLLPPPA, encoded by the coding sequence GTGCCCGATTCCGTCCCTTTGGATCCGGTGGACCTGCACATTCTGCGGCTGTTGCAGAACGATGCCCGGACGACGTACCGCGATCTGGCCGCCGAGGTCGGCGTCGCCCCCTCCACCTGCCTGGACCGGGTGACCCGGCTGCGCCGGGCGGGGGTGATCCTGGGGCACGAACTCCGCATCGACCCCGAGAAGCTCGGCCGGGGGCTCCAGGCGCTGCTGCTGGTACAGGTGCGTCCGCACCGCCGGGAGCTGATCGGACCCTTCGTCGAACGGGTCCGGGCGCTGCCCGAGTCCCGGGCGCTGTTCCACCTCACCGGGCCCGACGACTACCTGGTGCAGGTGGCGGTGACCGGCGCGGCGGACCTCCAGCGTCTGGTGCTGGACGAGTTCACCTCGCACCGGGAGGTGGCCCGGGTGGAGACCCGCCTGATCTTCCAGCACTGGGACTGCGGCCCGCTGCTGCCCCCGCCGGCCTGA
- a CDS encoding RNA polymerase sigma-70 factor, with amino-acid sequence MTFCDTATDVFEEHRPVLLDVAYRMLGRVTDAEDVIQETWLRWSGADHGQVRDPRGYLVRVTTRLAIDRLRQVQARREAYVGPWLPEPLPTDLGATVPDTAERAVLADSVSFAVLVVLESLSPLERAVFVLREAFGFPYGEIATALDRSEAAVRQLAGRARRHVEERKPRYTVDPVQRRELTERFIAAASSGDLAPLLALLAPDVRLIGDGGGKAQAPLRVLATADHIGRFLAGAASRLPAAEVVLVEINGGPAGLVLVDGRPEMVFSLDVADGAVRCVYVVRNPDKLSALADLPGSPAAGG; translated from the coding sequence GTGACATTCTGCGATACCGCCACCGACGTGTTCGAGGAGCACCGCCCGGTGCTGCTGGACGTGGCCTACCGGATGCTGGGCCGCGTCACGGACGCCGAGGACGTCATCCAGGAGACCTGGCTGCGCTGGTCCGGCGCCGACCACGGGCAGGTCCGGGACCCGCGCGGTTACCTGGTGCGCGTCACCACCCGGCTCGCCATCGACCGGCTGCGGCAGGTACAGGCCCGCCGCGAGGCGTACGTCGGCCCCTGGCTCCCCGAGCCGCTCCCCACCGACCTCGGGGCCACCGTTCCGGACACCGCCGAACGCGCCGTGCTCGCCGATTCGGTCTCCTTCGCCGTCCTGGTGGTGCTGGAGTCGCTCTCCCCGCTGGAGCGGGCCGTCTTCGTCCTCCGGGAGGCGTTCGGCTTCCCCTACGGGGAGATCGCCACCGCCCTGGACCGCTCCGAGGCGGCGGTGCGCCAGCTCGCCGGCCGGGCCCGGCGCCATGTCGAGGAGCGCAAGCCCCGGTACACCGTGGACCCGGTGCAGCGGCGGGAGCTGACGGAGAGGTTCATCGCCGCCGCGTCCAGCGGCGACCTGGCCCCGCTGCTGGCACTGCTCGCCCCGGACGTGCGGCTGATCGGCGACGGCGGCGGCAAGGCCCAGGCGCCGCTGCGTGTGCTCGCGACCGCCGACCACATCGGCCGCTTCCTGGCCGGCGCCGCGTCCCGGCTGCCGGCCGCCGAGGTCGTCCTCGTCGAGATCAACGGCGGCCCCGCGGGCCTGGTACTGGTGGACGGCCGGCCCGAGATGGTGTTCAGCCTCGATGTCGCCGACGGCGCGGTGCGGTGCGTCTACGTGGTGCGCAACCCGGACAAGCTCTCCGCGCTGGCGGACCTGCCCGGCTCCCCGGCGGCCGGAGGGTGA
- a CDS encoding YidB family protein — MAGDDLGSLLDGLLGQGSGEGTGGMLAALLGTVGAGGGANPLNGLLEELRDGGLGEQADSWVGTGENRPISGPELAQALPYQTLDHVARQAGVGPEQAADRLAGVLPEAVDRLTPDGRVPQGPLEEVLRREQPR, encoded by the coding sequence ATGGCGGGAGACGACCTGGGAAGTCTGCTCGACGGGCTGCTCGGCCAAGGGTCCGGGGAGGGGACCGGCGGGATGCTCGCCGCGCTCCTGGGCACGGTCGGCGCGGGCGGCGGCGCGAACCCGCTGAACGGCCTGCTGGAGGAGTTGCGCGACGGCGGCCTGGGGGAGCAGGCGGACTCCTGGGTGGGCACCGGTGAGAACCGGCCGATCAGCGGCCCGGAGCTGGCCCAGGCCCTGCCGTACCAGACGCTGGACCATGTGGCGCGGCAGGCCGGGGTCGGCCCCGAGCAGGCCGCCGACCGTCTCGCCGGAGTGCTGCCGGAGGCGGTGGATCGGCTCACCCCCGACGGCCGGGTGCCGCAGGGCCCGCTGGAGGAGGTCCTCCGCCGGGAGCAGCCGCGCTGA
- a CDS encoding DUF2267 domain-containing protein yields the protein MTVHYDELVRQVRTRAELPDRQSAERVVRAALETLAERVPDGVAEHLAAQLPPEAAEHLRRVTASHQGSPEERAWRHEHGERFDLTGFAGRVAWRAGTTEETALARAAAVFEVLDAAVSPELMDRLYKVLPHDIRGLLPEARAYQDR from the coding sequence GTGACGGTGCACTACGACGAACTGGTACGACAGGTCCGGACCCGAGCGGAACTGCCCGATCGGCAGTCCGCCGAACGGGTCGTCCGGGCCGCGCTGGAGACACTGGCCGAACGCGTCCCGGACGGGGTGGCGGAGCACCTGGCCGCCCAGCTGCCGCCCGAGGCGGCCGAACACCTCCGGCGCGTCACCGCCTCCCACCAGGGCTCGCCCGAGGAACGCGCCTGGCGGCACGAGCACGGGGAGCGGTTCGACCTCACGGGGTTCGCCGGCCGGGTCGCCTGGCGGGCCGGGACCACCGAGGAGACGGCGCTCGCCCGGGCTGCCGCGGTGTTCGAGGTGCTCGACGCGGCGGTCAGCCCGGAACTGATGGACCGCCTGTACAAGGTGCTGCCCCACGACATCCGGGGACTGCTGCCGGAGGCACGGGCATATCAGGACCGGTAG
- the snpA gene encoding snapalysin, giving the protein MEHRRAALSALIGLGLAAASLATVPAQAAAQKDTPASSVAATSSYAAYEQSKENAAATKAFHEAVMKSVAKKRAANPTAAAVTVVYSAANAPSFRTQIARSTQIWNSSVTNVKLVEGSNPDFRYYEGNDSRGSYASTDGHGRGYIFLDYRQNQTYDSTRVTTHETGHVLGLPDHYSGPCSELMSGGGPGPSCTNAYPNSTERSRVDYLWRNGIVAVR; this is encoded by the coding sequence ATGGAACACCGTAGAGCCGCCCTCTCCGCCCTCATCGGCCTGGGCCTGGCAGCCGCTTCGCTGGCGACGGTCCCCGCGCAGGCGGCGGCCCAGAAGGACACGCCGGCCTCGTCGGTGGCCGCGACGTCCTCGTACGCCGCGTACGAGCAGTCGAAGGAGAACGCCGCCGCCACCAAGGCCTTCCACGAGGCCGTGATGAAGTCGGTGGCGAAGAAGCGCGCCGCCAACCCCACCGCCGCCGCGGTGACGGTCGTCTACAGCGCGGCCAACGCCCCCTCCTTCCGCACCCAGATAGCCCGCAGCACCCAGATATGGAACTCCTCGGTCACCAACGTGAAGCTGGTGGAGGGCTCCAACCCCGACTTCCGCTACTACGAGGGCAACGACTCCCGGGGCAGCTACGCCTCCACCGACGGCCACGGCCGGGGGTACATCTTCCTGGACTACCGGCAGAACCAGACGTACGACTCCACCCGGGTCACCACGCACGAGACCGGGCACGTCCTGGGCCTGCCCGACCACTACTCGGGCCCGTGCAGCGAGCTGATGTCCGGTGGTGGCCCCGGCCCCTCCTGCACCAACGCCTACCCCAACTCCACCGAGCGGTCGCGGGTGGACTACCTGTGGCGTAACGGTATCGTCGCCGTCCGCTGA
- a CDS encoding TetR/AcrR family transcriptional regulator, translating to MSQPPAPRRPRGRPPRISREEIIGTARRIVTEEGVGRLTMRRLATEVGSTPMALYHHVRDKEELLVLLLDDYATRTLRRPELPGEPRERVVAAATAIHEALAACPWIVEVLTADDLMSTSALWFVEQIVDGLVACGLSPDRAVHGYRAIWYYTAGEIVVRTTAARRRADDDRATYREQVFAGLDPAELPRLAQVADRWAPLTAEDTYQDGLRALVDGLTAGR from the coding sequence ATGTCGCAACCGCCCGCACCGCGCAGACCCCGAGGCCGGCCGCCCCGCATCTCGCGCGAGGAGATCATCGGCACGGCGCGCCGGATCGTGACCGAGGAGGGAGTGGGCCGGCTGACCATGCGGCGGCTGGCCACGGAGGTCGGCAGCACCCCCATGGCGCTGTATCACCACGTACGCGACAAGGAAGAGCTGCTCGTCCTGCTGCTGGACGACTACGCCACCCGGACACTGCGCCGGCCCGAACTGCCCGGCGAGCCCCGGGAGCGGGTCGTCGCCGCCGCCACCGCGATCCACGAGGCGCTCGCCGCCTGCCCCTGGATCGTGGAGGTGCTGACCGCCGACGACCTGATGTCCACCTCCGCGCTGTGGTTCGTCGAGCAGATCGTGGACGGTCTGGTCGCGTGCGGCCTCTCCCCCGACCGGGCCGTGCACGGCTACCGCGCGATCTGGTACTACACCGCCGGAGAGATCGTGGTGAGGACGACGGCCGCCCGCCGGCGCGCGGACGACGACCGCGCGACCTACCGGGAGCAGGTCTTCGCCGGCCTCGACCCGGCCGAGCTGCCCCGCCTGGCGCAGGTCGCGGACCGCTGGGCGCCGCTGACCGCCGAGGACACCTACCAGGACGGACTTCGGGCCCTGGTGGACGGCCTCACCGCCGGGCGCTGA
- a CDS encoding Clp protease N-terminal domain-containing protein, which translates to MRLSRPFQDVSTMNTLLNTAEDLALEAGEPMPGPEHLLLAALRLPDGTARRAFGRLGADPDAFGAAVARVHAEALAAAGVRVADEAALDTEVARNRSPKRGAMRATAPAQEAFQAATRHARTDRSPLLGAHVVAAVAGLEHGTAPRALRAMDIEPAALGEAARAELAA; encoded by the coding sequence ATGAGACTGTCCCGTCCCTTCCAGGACGTCAGCACGATGAACACGCTGCTCAACACCGCCGAGGACCTGGCGCTGGAGGCCGGCGAGCCGATGCCCGGGCCCGAGCACCTGCTGCTGGCCGCGCTGCGGCTCCCCGACGGCACCGCGCGCCGGGCCTTCGGGCGGCTCGGCGCGGACCCCGACGCCTTCGGCGCCGCCGTGGCGCGGGTCCACGCCGAGGCGCTGGCGGCGGCCGGCGTCCGGGTGGCCGACGAGGCGGCGCTGGACACCGAGGTGGCACGCAACCGGTCCCCCAAACGCGGAGCGATGCGGGCCACCGCACCGGCCCAGGAGGCGTTCCAGGCGGCCACCCGGCACGCCAGGACCGACCGGTCCCCGCTGCTGGGAGCGCATGTCGTCGCTGCGGTCGCCGGGCTGGAGCACGGTACGGCGCCGCGCGCGCTGCGCGCCATGGACATCGAACCGGCCGCGCTCGGCGAGGCCGCCCGGGCCGAACTCGCCGCCTGA
- a CDS encoding helix-turn-helix domain-containing protein, which produces MSGPVDVPPPDDPAAALASVVALRRLADRLERAAVARALGQGWSWAQIAQALGITRQAAHQRHARAVTRDKGNS; this is translated from the coding sequence ATGAGTGGACCGGTTGACGTCCCCCCTCCTGACGACCCCGCCGCCGCGCTCGCCTCGGTGGTGGCGCTCCGGCGCCTCGCGGACCGCCTGGAACGCGCGGCCGTGGCACGCGCCCTCGGACAGGGGTGGAGCTGGGCGCAGATCGCCCAGGCGCTGGGCATCACCCGGCAGGCAGCACATCAGCGGCACGCCCGTGCCGTGACCCGTGACAAGGGGAATTCATGA
- a CDS encoding DUF4235 domain-containing protein translates to MGKVGKLVYKVLSLLFGVLGGVIAGAVFKQVWKMAGHEGDAPKATDEERTWREVLPASALQGAIFALVKAVVNRGGAAGFRRLTGTWPG, encoded by the coding sequence ATGGGTAAGGTCGGAAAACTGGTCTACAAGGTACTGAGCCTGCTCTTCGGGGTGCTCGGCGGCGTGATCGCCGGGGCCGTGTTCAAGCAGGTGTGGAAGATGGCCGGGCACGAGGGGGACGCGCCGAAGGCCACCGACGAGGAGCGGACCTGGCGGGAGGTGCTGCCCGCCTCCGCACTGCAGGGCGCGATCTTCGCCCTGGTGAAAGCCGTGGTGAACCGGGGTGGCGCGGCCGGGTTCCGGCGGCTGACCGGCACCTGGCCGGGCTGA
- a CDS encoding trans-sulfuration enzyme family protein — MDTTAAGTPRSLATEAVHAGREDLAELGLHAPPLDLSTTYPSYDSRAEAARLDAFATTGAALDGPPVYARLGNPTVERFETALARLEGTESAVAFASGMAALTACLQVRIAMGLRHVVAVRPLYGCSDHLLTAGLLGNEVTWVDPAGVADAIRPDTGLVMVETPANPTLAELDLRAVAHSCGEVPLLADNTFATPVLQRPAERGARIVLHSATKYLGGHGDVLGGVVACDEEFARRLRQVRFTTGGVLHPLAGYLLLRGLATLPVRVRAASATAAELAARLAADPRVARVHYPSIGGAMVAFEVHGDPHAVIAGVRLITPAVSLGSVDTLIQHPASISHRIVDEGDRRSAGVVDRLLRMSVGLEDVEDLWRDLDQALGTGRADDERPAAERAHTG, encoded by the coding sequence ATGGACACGACAGCTGCTGGCACACCCCGTTCGCTGGCCACCGAAGCCGTACACGCCGGTCGCGAGGACCTCGCGGAACTCGGCCTGCACGCCCCGCCCCTCGATCTGTCCACCACCTATCCGTCGTACGACAGCCGTGCCGAGGCGGCCCGGCTGGACGCGTTCGCGACCACCGGCGCGGCACTCGACGGCCCGCCGGTCTACGCCCGCCTGGGCAACCCGACCGTGGAGCGTTTCGAGACCGCGCTGGCCCGGCTGGAGGGCACCGAGAGCGCGGTGGCCTTCGCCAGCGGGATGGCGGCGCTCACCGCCTGCCTCCAGGTGCGGATCGCCATGGGGCTGCGGCACGTGGTCGCGGTCCGGCCGCTGTACGGGTGCAGCGACCACCTGCTCACCGCCGGGCTGCTGGGCAACGAGGTGACCTGGGTCGATCCGGCGGGCGTCGCGGACGCGATCCGCCCGGACACCGGGCTGGTGATGGTGGAGACGCCGGCCAACCCGACGCTGGCGGAGCTGGACCTGCGGGCCGTGGCCCACTCCTGCGGCGAGGTGCCGCTGCTGGCGGACAACACCTTCGCCACCCCGGTGCTGCAGCGCCCGGCGGAGCGGGGCGCCCGGATCGTGCTGCACAGCGCCACCAAGTACCTCGGCGGGCACGGCGACGTGCTGGGCGGGGTGGTGGCCTGCGACGAGGAGTTCGCGCGGCGGCTGCGCCAGGTGCGCTTCACCACCGGCGGGGTGCTGCACCCGCTCGCCGGTTACCTGCTGCTGCGCGGTCTGGCCACCCTGCCGGTGCGGGTCCGCGCCGCCTCGGCGACCGCGGCCGAGCTGGCCGCGCGGCTGGCCGCCGACCCCCGGGTGGCCCGGGTGCACTACCCGAGCATCGGCGGCGCGATGGTCGCCTTCGAGGTGCACGGCGACCCGCACGCGGTGATCGCGGGTGTCCGGCTGATCACCCCCGCGGTGAGCCTGGGCAGCGTGGACACGCTCATCCAGCACCCGGCGTCGATCAGCCACCGCATCGTGGACGAGGGCGACCGCAGGTCGGCGGGGGTCGTGGACCGGCTGCTGCGGATGTCGGTGGGACTGGAGGACGTCGAGGACCTGTGGCGGGACCTCGACCAGGCGCTGGGCACGGGCCGGGCCGACGACGAGCGGCCGGCTGCCGAACGGGCCCACACCGGCTGA
- a CDS encoding putative RNA methyltransferase codes for MPVPFPPALALCLDLLRCPTCRAPLRHDRGALRCAAGHTFDIARQGYAGLLTGGRATSGDDGAMVRARERFLSTGAYAPLRAAAVRLAAGAAPERATVLDAGCGTGYHLAGLLDRLPAARGLGMDTSVRALRAAARAHDRAAAVTWDVFRPFPLADGVADVVLDVFAPRNPAEFRRVLRPAGRLVVVRPTGRHLAELRGRLPAMVAVDPAKEERLHRALDPFFRAAVTERVEYTVPLTGEQAADLVGMTPSAHHVGRTDLEPDGLPSGRVTVSVLVTAYRIR; via the coding sequence GTGCCCGTGCCGTTTCCCCCTGCCCTCGCGCTCTGCCTCGACCTGCTGCGCTGCCCGACCTGCCGCGCCCCCCTGCGCCACGACCGCGGCGCGCTGCGCTGCGCGGCGGGTCACACCTTCGACATCGCCCGCCAGGGCTACGCCGGTCTGCTGACCGGCGGCCGTGCCACCAGCGGTGACGACGGGGCCATGGTCCGGGCCCGGGAGCGCTTCCTGTCCACCGGCGCCTACGCGCCGCTCCGCGCGGCCGCGGTCCGGCTGGCGGCCGGTGCCGCACCGGAGCGGGCGACGGTGCTGGACGCCGGGTGCGGCACGGGCTACCACCTGGCCGGTCTGCTCGACCGTCTGCCCGCCGCGCGGGGCCTGGGGATGGACACCTCGGTGCGCGCGCTGCGCGCCGCGGCTCGCGCCCATGACCGCGCCGCCGCGGTGACCTGGGACGTCTTCCGCCCCTTCCCGCTGGCCGACGGGGTGGCCGATGTCGTGCTGGACGTGTTCGCCCCGCGGAACCCGGCCGAGTTCCGCCGGGTGCTCCGTCCGGCCGGCCGGCTGGTCGTGGTCCGCCCCACCGGACGGCACCTGGCCGAGCTGCGCGGGCGGCTGCCCGCCATGGTCGCGGTCGATCCGGCGAAGGAGGAACGCCTCCACCGGGCGCTGGACCCGTTCTTCCGGGCCGCGGTCACCGAACGGGTGGAGTACACCGTGCCGTTGACCGGGGAGCAGGCGGCCGACCTGGTGGGGATGACGCCGAGCGCCCACCACGTGGGCCGAACGGACCTGGAACCTGACGGCCTCCCGTCCGGCCGGGTCACCGTCTCCGTGCTGGTCACCGCCTACCGGATTCGGTGA